In the Sinorhizobium arboris LMG 14919 genome, one interval contains:
- a CDS encoding homocysteine S-methyltransferase family protein, whose protein sequence is MPRSRRHLPLVWGGMFLSDGGMETVLTFQEGIELPHFASFVLLSSAEGRRRLLRYYTRYLEIAKRHGTGFVLDTATWRASADWGEKLGYDAQALRKVNQDAVYLLTGLRAEYERPQAPVVLNGVIGPRGDGYQAGRMTAREAEDYHSAQVATFAASEADMITAVTMTNIEEAVGIAQAARGRDMPCAVSFTVETDGRLVTGRSLQHAIEAVDAETGGYPLYYMINCAHPSHFDNVLEQQSGWVRRIGGIRANASAKSHAELDESETLDVGDMHDLAGHYCSLRGRLPQLRVLGGCCGTDHRHIAAICEACLPPPALSA, encoded by the coding sequence TTGCCCAGGTCCAGACGTCATCTGCCGCTTGTATGGGGCGGCATGTTCTTGAGCGACGGCGGCATGGAGACCGTGCTGACGTTTCAGGAGGGAATCGAACTTCCGCACTTCGCGTCCTTCGTCCTGCTCTCATCGGCGGAGGGCCGACGCCGGCTTTTGCGTTACTACACGCGCTATCTCGAAATCGCCAAGCGCCACGGCACCGGATTCGTGCTCGACACCGCAACGTGGCGCGCCAGTGCCGATTGGGGCGAAAAGCTCGGCTACGATGCGCAGGCGTTGAGAAAGGTCAATCAGGATGCGGTTTACCTGCTCACCGGATTGCGCGCCGAGTACGAACGGCCGCAGGCGCCTGTCGTCCTCAACGGCGTGATCGGTCCGCGCGGCGACGGCTATCAGGCAGGCCGGATGACGGCCCGCGAGGCGGAGGACTACCACTCCGCTCAGGTCGCGACCTTTGCCGCCAGCGAAGCCGACATGATCACGGCAGTCACGATGACGAACATCGAGGAGGCCGTCGGAATCGCCCAAGCTGCGAGGGGCCGTGATATGCCCTGCGCCGTATCCTTCACGGTCGAGACGGACGGCCGCCTGGTTACCGGTCGTTCGCTGCAGCACGCGATCGAGGCGGTGGACGCCGAAACCGGCGGCTATCCGCTCTACTACATGATCAATTGTGCCCATCCGAGCCATTTCGACAATGTGCTCGAACAGCAGAGCGGCTGGGTCCGACGGATCGGCGGCATTCGCGCTAACGCCTCGGCCAAGAGCCACGCCGAACTCGACGAGAGCGAGACATTGGATGTGGGCGACATGCACGATCTCGCCGGACATTATTGTTCTTTGAGGGGCCGCTTGCCGCAACTTCGCGTTCTCGGAGGCTGCTGCGGCACCGACCATCGCCACATCGCCGCGATATGCGAGGCCTGCCTGCCGCCGCCGGCACTCAGCGCCTGA
- a CDS encoding universal stress protein yields MYRKIIVPIAMDQLEHGESVLGIAEKLIDDGGEIILLNVVEDLNAYAQGYMIVDFPLEMIEESRKHAVKTLEALKTKHGIKGRVEIRTGGAAGSINALAEEENADLVIIASHRPGLIDYFIGSTASRVVSHCPCAVLVDR; encoded by the coding sequence ATGTACAGGAAGATCATCGTCCCGATCGCCATGGATCAGTTGGAGCACGGCGAGTCCGTCCTTGGCATCGCCGAAAAACTGATCGATGACGGGGGCGAGATTATTCTCCTCAACGTCGTCGAGGATCTCAATGCCTATGCACAAGGCTACATGATCGTCGATTTTCCGTTGGAGATGATTGAGGAATCGCGCAAGCACGCGGTCAAGACCCTGGAAGCGTTGAAGACAAAGCACGGCATCAAGGGACGCGTGGAAATCCGCACAGGCGGAGCCGCCGGCAGCATCAATGCTCTCGCCGAGGAAGAGAATGCCGACCTGGTAATCATCGCGTCCCACCGACCGGGACTGATCGATTACTTCATCGGGTCGACAGCCAGCCGCGTCGTCAGCCATTGCCCCTGCGCGGTTCTCGTCGATCGGTAA
- a CDS encoding DUF2798 domain-containing protein yields MSEDTMVRPYAARRRKLSPRAVPIVFAFFMSAIMALLMSGVIVAANSGFDQGYPARVFGAYAFAMPVAFVCVLIVRPLVMRLVSMVCDLPR; encoded by the coding sequence ATGTCTGAAGACACGATGGTCCGGCCCTATGCGGCGCGACGCCGAAAGCTCTCGCCGCGAGCGGTCCCGATCGTGTTCGCCTTTTTTATGTCTGCGATCATGGCTCTGCTGATGTCGGGCGTGATCGTCGCCGCTAATAGCGGCTTCGATCAGGGCTATCCGGCACGTGTGTTCGGCGCTTACGCCTTTGCCATGCCGGTTGCCTTCGTCTGCGTCCTGATCGTTCGCCCGCTCGTCATGCGGCTCGTGTCCATGGTCTGCGATCTCCCGCGCTGA
- a CDS encoding VOC family protein, which yields MKDTSQTKPQASLPVDHATAMPAYVDRSHLVVSDLETVSSWYRRILGLSPVETSASGVTLGVAGRPLLTLTSDGSAAKAPRNAPGLFHHAFLVPDRTGLGRWLVHAAENGVRLEGASDHLVSEAIYLADPEGNGIEIYRDRPREEWNYGADGMVAMNTLPLDLQALYDEAPKNGWDGLSAGTTIGHIHLQVSGIPQADAFFRDTLGLDLMARYPGASFFATGKYHHHVAANIWNSRGAPKRQGNMTGLADYTIRFRDPAALDAAVRKLDALEIAVDRRSGVHSLTDPWGIGLKLSA from the coding sequence ATGAAGGACACGTCACAAACGAAGCCGCAGGCCAGCCTCCCCGTCGATCACGCGACCGCGATGCCTGCTTATGTAGACCGCTCGCATCTTGTCGTCAGCGACCTGGAGACGGTCTCGTCCTGGTATCGGCGCATACTCGGTCTCTCGCCGGTCGAGACGAGCGCGAGCGGCGTGACGCTCGGCGTCGCAGGAAGGCCGCTCCTGACGCTGACGAGCGACGGCAGTGCCGCAAAGGCACCGCGAAACGCACCCGGCCTCTTCCATCACGCCTTCCTGGTTCCGGACCGCACCGGGCTCGGGCGCTGGCTGGTGCACGCAGCCGAGAACGGAGTTCGACTGGAGGGCGCGTCCGATCACCTCGTCAGCGAGGCAATCTATCTCGCCGACCCGGAGGGCAATGGCATCGAGATCTACCGCGACCGCCCGCGCGAGGAATGGAACTACGGAGCGGACGGCATGGTTGCAATGAATACGCTGCCGCTCGATTTGCAGGCGCTCTACGACGAGGCGCCCAAGAACGGGTGGGACGGCCTGTCAGCGGGGACCACGATCGGGCACATCCACCTCCAGGTCTCCGGCATCCCGCAAGCGGACGCCTTTTTCCGCGATACGCTGGGCCTTGACCTCATGGCCCGTTATCCGGGAGCGAGCTTCTTCGCGACGGGCAAGTATCATCACCACGTGGCGGCCAATATCTGGAATTCGCGCGGGGCGCCGAAGCGCCAGGGCAACATGACCGGTCTTGCCGACTATACGATCCGCTTCCGGGATCCGGCGGCGCTCGACGCCGCGGTCCGGAAGCTCGATGCCCTCGAAATAGCGGTGGACAGGCGGAGCGGCGTTCATAGCCTCACCGACCCCTGGGGCATCGGCCTGAAGCTTTCAGCCTGA
- a CDS encoding S9 family peptidase, with product MSVFKNLPAAPVAPKKPVADTRHGVTRTDDYAWLRADNWQAMFKDPSILDPEIRRHLEAENAYMNAAMADTKDLQKTLFAEMRGRIKEDDSSVPMKDGPFAYGTFYVTGGEHPRYFRIAREGAAGDETIRQVLLDGDREAEGKAYFRIAGLDHSSDHSRGIWGYDDKGSEYFTLKVRDLSTGEDLEDLIENTGGGGAWAPDGKSFFYTVLDENHRPSKIFHHIIGTPQSQDRLVYEEPDAGFFMSVGGSLLDDFIYIDIHDHETSEYRLLPTSDLTAEPKVVAERVTGLEYSMTEGGKVFYILTNADGAKDFKIMEAPVEAPQKENWREVVPHKPGTLILSHMAYARHLVWLQRRNGLPEIVVRNRRTGEEHAIAFDEEAYSLGLSGAAEYDTDIIRFSYSSMTTPSQLFDYDMQTRERTLLKTQEVPSGHNPDNYVTRRVFAPAPDGEQVPVTLLYRKDTPLDGSAPCLLYGYGAYGITIPAGFNTNCLSLVDRGFVYAIAHIRGGKDKGFHWYEDGKMAKKTNTFKDFIAAADYLNQERFTSYANIVAEGGSAGGMLMGAIANMASEKFRGIIAAVPFVDVLNTMLDDTLPLTPPEWPEWGNPIDSPEFYKIIASYSPYDNVDARPYPAILALGGLTDPRVTYWEPAKWVAKLREETTGSEPILLKTNMDAGHGGASGRFQRLEEIAFEYAFAIKVAGRM from the coding sequence TTGTCCGTATTCAAAAACCTGCCCGCCGCGCCCGTCGCCCCGAAGAAGCCGGTTGCGGATACCCGCCACGGCGTGACCCGCACCGACGACTACGCCTGGCTCAGGGCCGACAACTGGCAGGCAATGTTCAAGGATCCGTCGATCCTGGATCCTGAGATCCGCCGCCATCTGGAGGCGGAGAACGCCTATATGAACGCTGCGATGGCGGACACGAAGGATTTGCAGAAGACCCTGTTTGCCGAGATGCGGGGCCGGATCAAGGAAGACGATTCATCCGTTCCGATGAAGGATGGGCCCTTCGCCTATGGCACGTTCTACGTCACCGGCGGCGAGCATCCGCGCTATTTCCGGATCGCGCGAGAGGGCGCAGCGGGAGACGAGACGATCCGCCAGGTGCTGCTCGACGGCGACAGGGAGGCTGAAGGGAAGGCCTATTTCCGCATCGCCGGGCTGGACCACTCGAGCGATCACTCCCGCGGAATCTGGGGTTACGACGACAAGGGCTCGGAATATTTCACGCTCAAGGTGCGCGATCTTTCGACCGGCGAGGACCTCGAGGATCTGATCGAAAACACGGGGGGCGGCGGTGCCTGGGCGCCCGACGGCAAGAGCTTCTTCTATACCGTGCTCGACGAGAACCACCGGCCATCGAAGATCTTCCACCACATCATCGGCACGCCCCAGTCGCAAGACCGGCTGGTCTATGAAGAGCCCGATGCCGGTTTCTTCATGTCGGTCGGCGGCTCGCTTCTCGACGATTTCATCTATATCGACATTCATGACCATGAGACGAGCGAGTACCGGCTCCTCCCGACCAGCGACCTGACGGCCGAACCGAAGGTCGTGGCAGAGCGCGTAACCGGCCTTGAATATTCGATGACCGAGGGCGGCAAGGTCTTCTACATTCTTACCAATGCGGACGGCGCCAAGGATTTCAAGATCATGGAAGCGCCGGTGGAAGCGCCGCAGAAGGAAAACTGGCGCGAGGTCGTGCCTCACAAGCCGGGAACGCTGATCCTCAGCCACATGGCCTATGCCCGTCACCTGGTCTGGCTGCAGCGCCGCAACGGCCTGCCGGAAATCGTCGTCCGCAACCGCCGGACCGGCGAGGAACACGCCATTGCCTTCGACGAGGAGGCCTATTCCCTGGGACTTTCCGGTGCGGCCGAATACGACACCGACATCATCCGATTCTCCTATTCGTCGATGACGACGCCGTCGCAGCTTTTCGACTACGACATGCAGACGCGCGAGCGCACGCTGCTCAAGACGCAGGAAGTACCCTCCGGCCATAACCCGGACAATTATGTGACCCGCCGCGTTTTCGCTCCGGCTCCGGATGGCGAGCAGGTGCCGGTCACTCTTCTCTACCGCAAGGATACGCCGCTCGACGGATCCGCCCCTTGCCTGCTCTACGGCTACGGGGCCTATGGCATCACCATTCCGGCTGGCTTCAACACCAATTGCCTTTCGCTCGTCGACCGCGGCTTCGTCTACGCAATCGCCCATATCCGCGGTGGCAAGGACAAGGGTTTCCACTGGTACGAAGACGGCAAGATGGCGAAGAAGACCAATACCTTCAAAGACTTCATCGCGGCGGCCGACTATTTGAATCAGGAAAGGTTCACCTCCTACGCGAACATCGTCGCCGAAGGCGGCTCGGCTGGCGGCATGCTGATGGGGGCCATCGCCAATATGGCTTCGGAGAAGTTCCGCGGCATCATCGCCGCGGTGCCCTTCGTCGACGTGCTCAACACGATGCTCGACGACACGCTGCCGCTGACGCCGCCCGAATGGCCCGAATGGGGTAACCCGATCGACAGCCCCGAGTTCTACAAAATCATCGCAAGCTACTCGCCCTACGACAACGTCGATGCCAGGCCCTATCCCGCCATTCTGGCGCTCGGGGGGCTCACCGATCCGCGCGTCACCTATTGGGAGCCGGCGAAATGGGTAGCGAAGCTGCGCGAGGAGACGACCGGCAGCGAGCCGATCCTGCTCAAGACCAACATGGACGCCGGCCATGGCGGCGCTTCCGGCCGATTCCAGCGGCTGGAGGAGATCGCTTTCGAATATGCCTTCGCCATCAAGGTCGCAGGCAGAATGTAA
- a CDS encoding protein adenylyltransferase SelO, with protein MNSVPPQSATETMPFRFDNSYARLPQNFYARVEPGPVAEPWLIKFNRPLAEELGLDIEALERDGAAIFSGNKVPPGAEPLAMAYAGHQFGTFVPQLGDGRAILLGEVTDASGRRRDIQLKGAGQTPYSRRGDGRAALGPVLREYIVSEAMHALGVPTTRALAAAVTGQPVYREQILPGAVFTRVAASHIRVGTFQFFAARGDMDSVRTLADYVIDRHYPELKSDEKPYLALFKAVAARQAALIARWLHVGFIHGVMNTDNMTISGETIDYGPCAFMDAYDSKTVFSSIDQFGRYAYANQPAIGQWNLARLAETLVTLFDPVADTAVNLANDALGEYGSIFQKQWLNGMRRKIGLFTDEDEDLDLVQSLLTLMQKGKADFTLTFRRLAASAENGAADTELASLFETPETISPWLEDWRRRLGRETQTASELAAAMRAVNPAFIPRNHRVEQAIDAATEDADFSLFEALLDVTSRPYEDQPDHAAYAAPPEPGEEVLQTFCGT; from the coding sequence ATGAATTCCGTGCCCCCGCAGTCAGCCACCGAGACAATGCCGTTCCGCTTCGACAACAGCTACGCCCGACTCCCTCAGAATTTCTACGCCCGCGTGGAGCCGGGCCCGGTGGCGGAACCCTGGCTGATCAAGTTCAATCGGCCGCTGGCCGAAGAGCTTGGACTCGACATCGAGGCGCTCGAACGCGATGGCGCGGCCATTTTTTCGGGCAACAAAGTTCCTCCCGGCGCCGAGCCGCTCGCCATGGCCTATGCGGGCCACCAGTTCGGCACCTTCGTGCCCCAACTCGGTGACGGCCGAGCTATCCTGCTCGGGGAAGTAACAGACGCAAGCGGCCGGCGACGCGATATCCAGCTCAAGGGAGCCGGGCAGACCCCCTACTCCCGCCGCGGCGACGGTCGGGCGGCGCTCGGGCCTGTTTTACGCGAATATATCGTCAGCGAGGCGATGCATGCGCTCGGGGTGCCGACGACCCGCGCTTTGGCCGCCGCCGTAACGGGACAGCCCGTCTACCGCGAACAGATCCTGCCCGGCGCCGTCTTCACCCGCGTCGCGGCAAGCCATATTCGTGTCGGCACGTTCCAGTTCTTCGCCGCACGCGGCGATATGGACTCGGTCAGGACGCTCGCGGATTACGTGATCGACCGGCACTATCCGGAGCTGAAAAGCGACGAAAAACCTTATCTTGCGCTCTTCAAGGCGGTCGCGGCGCGTCAGGCTGCATTGATCGCGCGCTGGCTGCATGTCGGCTTCATCCATGGGGTCATGAACACGGACAATATGACGATTTCGGGCGAAACGATCGATTACGGCCCCTGCGCCTTCATGGACGCTTACGATTCCAAAACCGTGTTCAGCTCGATCGATCAGTTCGGCCGATACGCCTATGCGAACCAGCCGGCAATCGGTCAGTGGAATCTCGCCCGCCTCGCCGAAACTCTGGTGACGCTGTTCGATCCCGTGGCGGACACGGCCGTGAACCTCGCCAACGACGCACTTGGGGAATACGGATCGATCTTCCAGAAGCAGTGGCTCAATGGCATGCGGCGCAAGATCGGCCTGTTCACCGACGAAGACGAGGATCTCGATCTGGTGCAGTCGCTGCTCACGCTGATGCAGAAGGGGAAAGCGGATTTCACCCTCACCTTCCGCCGCCTGGCGGCGTCCGCGGAAAACGGAGCGGCCGATACGGAACTTGCAAGCCTCTTCGAGACACCGGAGACAATCTCGCCCTGGCTCGAGGATTGGCGCCGACGGCTCGGCAGGGAAACGCAGACGGCGAGCGAGCTGGCTGCCGCGATGCGCGCCGTCAACCCAGCCTTCATTCCGCGCAACCACCGGGTGGAGCAGGCAATCGACGCGGCAACCGAAGATGCGGATTTTTCCCTCTTCGAGGCGCTCCTCGACGTGACATCCCGACCTTACGAGGACCAGCCGGACCACGCAGCCTATGCCGCGCCCCCCGAGCCGGGCGAGGAAGTGCTGCAGACCTTTTGCGGCACGTGA
- a CDS encoding glucose/quinate/shikimate family membrane-bound PQQ-dependent dehydrogenase, with translation MLIVLTAIVFAVIGLALGAGGTRLLLLGGSPYYLIAGLGFLLTAFLLIRRRAAALWVYALVVLGSLAWAIWEVGFDWWQLGPRGGVIILLGLWLLTPWIRRPLGFVSPTGERYGASAWPLALVSLISVGVALYSMTQDPHDIRGDLPSQVAANASPGGNVPPGEWHQYGRTPFGQRYSPLDQIRPENVANLQVAWQYQTGDVKLPEDVSETTYQVTPLKVKDTLYICTPHNWAIALDAATGQEKWKYDSNSGMNPDRQHQTCRGVTYWADPAAVSGSPCAERVYLPTSDARLIALDAENGEVCTSFADNGVLHLEQGMKYNPAGYYYSTSPPVAVGDRLIIGGAVNDNYSTTEQSGVIRAFNISTGALIWNWDSGNPDVTTPLPPGQHYTTNSPNSWSVFSYDEGLGLVYIPMGNQVPDQLGMGRSEHVEKYSSSIVALDINTGAVRWVRQTVHHDLWDMDVPAQPVLLDITREDGTVVPALVGPTKQGDIYVLDRRNGEPIIPIEEVPAPGGAIPEDFAAPMQPVSGLTFMPPPLMERDMWGITMFDQLACRIEFRSLKYEGRYTPPSLEGTIVYPGNFGTFNWGSVAVDPERQIMFGMPTYLAFTSRLVPRDQIPPKGEGEKGSEQGLNRNEGAPYGVYMGPFLGPLGIPCQAPPWGYVAGADLRTGKIAYKHKNGTVYDMTPLPLPFKLGVPGIGGPMITRGGLAFLGAAVDNYFRAYDLTTGEQLWEARLPAGGQSTPMSYTAGDKQYVLIVAGGHGSVGTKPGDYVIAYTLP, from the coding sequence ATGCTCATCGTCCTGACCGCCATCGTCTTCGCCGTGATCGGTCTCGCCCTGGGTGCGGGCGGCACGCGGCTCCTGCTGCTCGGCGGCAGCCCGTACTATCTCATCGCAGGCCTTGGCTTTCTGCTCACCGCGTTTCTGCTTATTCGCCGCCGCGCCGCCGCACTTTGGGTTTATGCGCTGGTCGTTCTCGGGTCGCTTGCCTGGGCGATCTGGGAGGTGGGCTTCGATTGGTGGCAGCTCGGACCTCGGGGCGGCGTCATCATCCTGCTGGGCCTGTGGCTGCTCACCCCATGGATCCGGCGACCCCTCGGCTTCGTCAGCCCCACCGGCGAGCGATATGGCGCAAGCGCCTGGCCGCTTGCGCTGGTCAGCCTGATCTCGGTCGGCGTCGCCCTGTATTCGATGACCCAGGACCCCCACGACATTCGCGGCGACCTGCCCAGTCAGGTCGCGGCTAACGCGAGCCCCGGCGGCAATGTGCCGCCCGGCGAATGGCACCAATACGGTCGCACGCCCTTCGGCCAACGCTACTCCCCGCTCGACCAGATCCGTCCGGAAAACGTCGCGAACCTGCAGGTGGCCTGGCAATACCAGACCGGGGACGTGAAGCTGCCCGAAGACGTCAGCGAGACCACCTACCAGGTGACGCCCCTGAAGGTGAAGGACACGCTCTATATCTGCACGCCGCATAACTGGGCGATCGCGCTCGACGCCGCCACCGGTCAGGAGAAGTGGAAATACGATTCCAATTCCGGCATGAACCCCGACCGCCAGCATCAGACATGCCGCGGCGTCACCTACTGGGCCGATCCGGCCGCAGTTTCCGGCAGTCCCTGTGCCGAACGCGTCTATCTGCCGACTTCGGACGCTCGCCTGATCGCGCTCGACGCGGAGAATGGCGAGGTCTGCACCAGCTTCGCCGACAACGGGGTTCTGCATCTCGAGCAGGGTATGAAGTACAACCCCGCCGGCTACTACTATTCGACGTCGCCGCCGGTCGCCGTCGGCGACAGGCTCATCATCGGCGGGGCGGTCAATGACAACTATTCGACCACCGAACAGTCCGGCGTGATCCGCGCCTTCAACATCAGCACCGGCGCGCTCATCTGGAATTGGGACAGCGGGAATCCGGACGTGACGACGCCGCTCCCTCCGGGGCAGCACTATACCACTAATTCGCCGAACAGCTGGTCCGTCTTCAGCTACGACGAGGGACTCGGCCTCGTCTACATCCCCATGGGCAACCAGGTGCCCGACCAGCTCGGCATGGGCCGCAGCGAGCATGTGGAGAAATATTCCTCCTCGATCGTCGCGCTCGACATCAATACGGGCGCGGTTCGCTGGGTAAGACAGACAGTGCATCACGACCTCTGGGATATGGACGTACCTGCCCAGCCGGTCCTGCTCGACATTACGAGAGAGGACGGGACCGTCGTCCCGGCGCTGGTCGGGCCTACCAAGCAGGGCGACATCTACGTACTCGACCGGCGAAACGGCGAGCCGATCATCCCGATCGAGGAAGTTCCGGCTCCGGGCGGCGCGATCCCCGAGGACTTCGCGGCGCCGATGCAGCCCGTGTCAGGTCTCACCTTCATGCCGCCGCCGCTTATGGAGCGCGACATGTGGGGGATCACCATGTTCGATCAGCTCGCATGCCGGATCGAGTTCAGATCGCTGAAATACGAGGGACGCTACACACCGCCGTCCCTGGAGGGGACGATCGTCTACCCCGGTAATTTCGGGACCTTCAACTGGGGCTCGGTCGCCGTTGATCCGGAGCGCCAGATCATGTTCGGGATGCCGACCTATCTCGCCTTCACCTCACGGCTCGTTCCGCGCGATCAGATTCCCCCGAAGGGCGAGGGTGAAAAGGGCAGCGAACAGGGTCTCAACCGCAATGAGGGCGCGCCTTACGGGGTCTATATGGGCCCGTTCCTCGGCCCGCTCGGGATTCCCTGCCAGGCCCCGCCATGGGGCTATGTCGCGGGCGCCGACCTTAGAACCGGCAAGATCGCCTACAAGCACAAGAACGGCACGGTATACGACATGACGCCGCTGCCGCTGCCCTTCAAGCTGGGCGTTCCGGGTATCGGCGGACCCATGATCACCAGGGGTGGCCTCGCCTTCCTGGGTGCCGCGGTCGACAACTATTTCCGGGCCTATGACCTGACCACGGGCGAGCAGCTCTGGGAGGCGCGGCTTCCGGCCGGCGGTCAGTCGACGCCGATGAGCTATACGGCCGGCGACAAGCAATATGTGCTGATCGTCGCGGGCGGGCACGGTTCGGTCGGCACGAAACCGGGCGACTATGTCATCGCCTATACGCTGCCGTGA
- a CDS encoding LysR family transcriptional regulator produces MDTLRGVESFVRSVEEGSIAAAARRLAITPAAASQNIARLERVLGVRLLSRTTRQLGLTEAGKLYYDRVHGVVHDLEQAAAAVSALNEEPRGQLKIASSVAFGRHVIAPLVPSFAARYPDVSIELVITDRSIDHIGEGIDISVRFAQQLEPGLIARKIGSVPLIICAAPSYIARRGRPETPEDLRHHDCLVYRFAVNGRLFRWAFVRDGLRFEPELRPTIVSNDIDTLAQMAIAGAGITRLGTFIANPILEQGLLVPLFSGDPAKGIASVDHEPLEFYACFLDRQAETPKVRAFIDHAVQSLKGRW; encoded by the coding sequence ATGGACACGTTGCGTGGCGTCGAGAGCTTCGTTCGAAGCGTCGAAGAAGGCAGTATCGCCGCGGCGGCCCGCAGGCTCGCAATCACGCCGGCCGCCGCCAGCCAGAACATCGCGCGACTGGAACGCGTGCTCGGCGTCCGGCTTCTCAGCCGCACCACGCGTCAACTGGGATTGACCGAGGCCGGGAAGCTTTATTACGACCGCGTGCACGGCGTGGTCCACGATCTCGAACAGGCGGCGGCCGCAGTTTCGGCGCTCAACGAGGAGCCGCGGGGGCAACTGAAGATTGCCTCCTCAGTCGCCTTCGGCCGTCACGTCATCGCGCCCTTGGTGCCATCATTCGCGGCGCGGTACCCGGACGTCTCGATCGAACTGGTGATCACGGACCGCAGCATCGATCACATCGGCGAAGGCATAGACATCAGCGTCCGCTTCGCCCAGCAGCTCGAACCCGGGCTTATCGCCCGCAAGATCGGCTCGGTGCCCCTGATCATCTGTGCCGCGCCCTCCTACATTGCGCGGCGTGGCCGGCCGGAAACGCCGGAAGATCTGCGGCACCACGATTGCCTCGTCTACCGCTTCGCCGTCAACGGCCGGCTGTTCCGCTGGGCATTCGTACGCGACGGCCTGCGCTTCGAACCCGAACTGCGCCCCACCATCGTCAGCAATGACATCGACACTCTGGCCCAGATGGCGATCGCCGGCGCCGGCATTACCCGGCTCGGCACATTCATCGCCAACCCGATCCTCGAACAGGGTCTGCTCGTGCCGCTCTTCAGCGGCGATCCGGCGAAGGGAATCGCCAGCGTCGATCACGAGCCGCTGGAGTTCTATGCCTGCTTTCTCGACCGCCAGGCAGAGACGCCGAAGGTACGTGCCTTCATCGACCACGCGGTACAATCGCTGAAGGGCCGGTGGTGA
- a CDS encoding DUF1697 domain-containing protein, giving the protein MPVYAALLRAVNVGGTGKLAMADLKAVCDGLGFTGAKTYIQSGNVVFRSELSEATVQAKLEQALAAKLGRAPEVLLRSRRQLEDVAAKAERFPDAKPNFLLITFLPEPPPADALDRLVAPDEEEVRIDGREIYIHYVNGSGRSRLKLPALKPGTARNLNTVRKLAEMAAAMEAGLD; this is encoded by the coding sequence ATGCCGGTTTATGCAGCACTGCTCAGGGCCGTCAATGTGGGCGGCACCGGCAAACTGGCGATGGCGGATCTCAAGGCGGTCTGTGACGGGCTCGGCTTCACCGGTGCCAAGACCTATATCCAGAGCGGCAATGTGGTCTTCCGTTCGGAGCTGTCCGAAGCGACGGTGCAGGCGAAGCTTGAACAGGCGCTTGCGGCGAAATTGGGAAGGGCTCCGGAGGTGCTGCTCCGCAGCCGCCGGCAACTGGAGGACGTCGCGGCCAAAGCGGAGCGGTTTCCCGATGCCAAGCCGAACTTCCTGCTGATCACCTTTCTGCCGGAGCCGCCCCCAGCCGACGCGCTCGACAGGCTCGTCGCGCCCGATGAGGAAGAAGTGCGGATCGACGGGCGCGAAATCTATATCCATTATGTGAATGGGTCCGGACGATCGAGGCTGAAGCTTCCCGCGCTCAAACCCGGCACCGCGCGTAACCTCAATACCGTGCGCAAGCTTGCGGAAATGGCGGCCGCTATGGAAGCCGGTCTGGACTGA
- a CDS encoding TraR/DksA family transcriptional regulator, translating to MDKYALDDFREQLLRRKRELYGRLVKIEEDLEQPMNADVPDRVTERESDEVLEGLGLAGQGEIRAIDAALNRIEAGTFGVCVRCGDAISPERLRAVPHAPLCQTCAAEIAAGGR from the coding sequence ATGGACAAGTACGCGCTTGACGACTTTCGCGAGCAACTTTTGCGCCGCAAACGCGAACTTTATGGCCGGCTGGTGAAGATAGAGGAGGACCTCGAGCAGCCGATGAACGCCGATGTGCCGGATCGCGTAACCGAACGGGAGAGCGACGAGGTCCTGGAGGGCCTCGGCCTGGCGGGCCAGGGCGAGATACGCGCGATCGACGCCGCGCTCAACCGCATCGAAGCGGGAACCTTCGGCGTTTGCGTGCGTTGCGGCGACGCCATTTCCCCGGAACGGTTGCGTGCCGTGCCGCATGCGCCGCTCTGTCAGACCTGCGCCGCCGAAATCGCGGCCGGGGGTCGATGA